In a single window of the Bufo bufo chromosome 5, aBufBuf1.1, whole genome shotgun sequence genome:
- the LRRC24 gene encoding leucine-rich repeat-containing protein 24: MASSDSSFIVVVILLPTLLTQHVQACPAECRCYSMTVECGSKGLKNIPANIHPSTQTVFLQDNAISQIQQQDLSSLSGLQYLYIQNNTISGLEPGAFKAQQHLVELALNGNRIHLINSSIFKGLDHLRVLYLAGNQITRLLAYTFSDLQRLQELHLQENDIETLQEQAFLGLSSLALLDLSKNNLRTISRAALRPLISLQVLRLTENPWRCDCALHWLRTWIKEEGKRLLTSLDKKLICSEPPRLSHQSLLDISGNSLVCIPPIVLVDPMELTARLGDELRVSCRATGYPQPLVTWRKVAHARSSPQRGHLKSTSSRTFELSERSVGEQFDSDTGSGMLLLNNITMSHAGKYECVASNPGGTAKVLFHLTVNLSNQQSRSYTSVDISQEPLYDMESMEFTALSMATQTAIAIGISLLAMTAMLLMVMIYRKHHKRKKSKKEENILYVNDYSDGPTTFAQLEEYRDERGHEMFVIDRNKAHFPTYKDPEGLSSFTALTELTDDLQEQGTQTLEAEAERQINDIFMNQSFLFQQQIAYEIHC; this comes from the exons ATGGCCTCATCCGATTCTTCCTTCATCGTTGTCGTCATTTTGCTTCCGACGCTCCTGACCCAACATGTTCAAGCTTGTCCAGCCGAGTGCCGCTGTTACAGTATGACCGTAGAGTGCGGGTCCAAGGGTCTGAAGAACATTCCGGCCAATATCCATCCCTCCACTCAG ACCGTGTTTCTGCAGGATAATGCAATATCTCAGATCCAACAGCAGGACCTGTCTTCTTTATCGGGCCTCCAGTATTTGTATATCCAGAATAATAccatctctggcctggaacccggaGCCTTCAAAGCTCAGCAGCATCTGGTGGAACTTGCTCTAAATGGAAACCGCATCCATCTTATCAACAGCAGCATCTTCAAAGGACTGGATCACCTGCGGGTCCTGTACCTGGCAGGAAACCAGATCACCAGACTGCTGGCATACACATTCTCGGACCTGCAG AGACTTCAGGAGCTGCATTTGCAGGAGAATGACATTGAGACCCTCCAGGAGCAGGCCTTCTTAGGACTTTCCTCCCTCGCTCTCCTTGACCTCAGCAAGAATAATCTGCGCACCATAAGTCGTGCAGCACTCCGGCCTCTGATTAGCCTGCAGGTGCTACGACTAACAG AAAACCCTTGGAGATGTGACTGTGCCCTCCATTGGCTCCGGACATGGATAAAAGAAGAAGGAAAACGTCTTCTAACTTCTTTGGACAAGAAACTCATCTGCTCTGAACCACCGAGATTGTCCCACCAGAGTTTGCTGGACATCTCCGGTAACAGCCTTGTCTGTATCCCTCCCATAGTCCTTGTAGACCCTATGGAGCTTACAGCTCGTCTAGGGGATGAACTTCGTGTCTCTTGTCGAGCTACGGGGTATCCTCAGCCACTGGTAACTTGGAGGAAAGTCGCCCATGCTCGCTCAAGTCCACAGAGAGGTCATTTGAAGTCCACGAGCAGCAGAACCTTTGAGTTGAGCGAAAGAAGTGTAGGGGAGCAgtttgactctgacacaggaagcGGGATGCTCCTACTGAATAATATCACCATGTCTCATGCTGGGAAGTACGAGTGTGTGGCTTCTAATCCTGGGGGAACAGCAAAGGTCTTGTTTCACCTGACTGTCAACCTGTCCAACCAGCAGTCCCGCTCGTACACGTCTGTGGATATCAGCCAGGAGCCTCTGTATGACATGGAGAGCATGGAGTTCACTGCCCTAAGCATGGCCACTCAAACTGCCATTGCCATTGGCATCTCCTTGCTGGCCATGACTGCCATGCTTCTGATGGTCATGATCTACAGAAAgcaccacaaaagaaaaaagtccaaaaagGAGGAGAACATCCTGTACGTCAATGACTATTCAGATGGGCCCACTACGTTTGCCCAGCTGGAAGAGTACAGGGATGAACGTGGACACGAGATGTTTGTCATAGACAGAAACAAGGCTCATTTTCCAACCTAcaaggaccccgaagggctgagcAGCTTCACCGCTCTGACAGAGCTGACTGACGATCTGCAGGAGCAAGGAACTCAGACGCTGGAGGCGGAGGCTGAGCGTCAGATCAATGACATTTTCATGAACCAGAGCTTTCTGTTCCAGCAGCAGATCGCTTATGAAATACACTGTTAA